The following are encoded together in the Kribbella voronezhensis genome:
- a CDS encoding FtsX-like permease family protein, with amino-acid sequence MFLRRALRYRYAQALVLTGVSLLIGTCAAFAPWFARAVEQTVTTETLHSQRQSAAWQLEATPPAASGVATAKKPEDLAQLVPADLKPLFSPPLYGQTVDAQWRLSTDPKDVKVVGRLVWRDAYCGQLVLIEGRCPKGPGEVAVSTADKANFNAKTGSVLIAKPTDYAGGANLTVVGVYKPVDPLADYWFGRAPVGRSHLPEFPDPGSGDFLLTDRATFVKSIWGHRSTLDTRPLAGVVRADDLQRIKDATEQVDANASQLGLETRNASGLVGVIDQIQAERKQATTIIPLVMVQVALFGVVVLALALSAVVDQRRPEIAVARLRGASARRTGRSLAVELGVAVLTGLLAGIGTGFLLLLVVRATWLNGGAPIEVPWTVPAAVALAVVVGIAVVVWSVRSVVQQPISTLLRRVVPRRRSRALGMIDLSIIMLASAGLVAALTGGGRGPLPVLTPTLLALAVGLTFAHLLLPAAGFVSRRALRRGRLGLALGALQVSRRPAVTRIVAVVAVATALASFAGQAASVAGDNRDLRAGYETGAEGVLSMSVTDLSSFSQAIDKIDPDRHWLTPVVLSRPPSPDGLTGMMIEPDSFRRIAFRGDQLTDAAGYDALKAPAKPDRIDIHGHELTITATPGKLTPVAVTSFNGQQPAQNPAAKSVILEANVVSRAGGARFLVRFPPMPLVAGRTFVLKTQIGCLQGCQLVRLGLARGLNDPGGFKGRIEIGKLTMEGGKAVPLGAAADWRPVKAIDGTPGSIAVDDRSGGGLAFDLTNTGNEQFIQHGSVPAVVPALISPGFVFSDATTVPGTDGLAVPVQKIDRPQGTINRYPLNAAVVDLENIRRLGGSVDQLSTEFQVWLNADGLANSQRVIDGLGQAGMVATLIDRHSDRIATYGRSASALALQLTPVVGIAGWSLAIIVLLLMVVTSWRSRAQDYASLRITGVPAGTTGRAARWEQTGPVALAALLGSACGVFGAQIALPMIPLFAETLLKSPIPLDLHTNWTVALLLWLIGTAVLTTTTLLLGTGVNRRAGYHRIREELS; translated from the coding sequence ATGTTTCTGCGGCGCGCACTGCGGTACCGGTATGCCCAGGCACTGGTACTGACCGGCGTCTCGCTGCTGATCGGCACCTGCGCGGCATTCGCGCCCTGGTTCGCCCGCGCGGTCGAGCAGACGGTCACCACGGAAACCCTGCACAGCCAGCGTCAGTCAGCCGCCTGGCAACTGGAAGCGACGCCGCCGGCGGCGAGTGGTGTGGCGACCGCGAAGAAGCCCGAAGACCTGGCTCAACTCGTCCCCGCCGACCTGAAGCCACTGTTCAGCCCACCGCTCTACGGTCAGACCGTGGACGCCCAGTGGCGGCTCAGCACCGACCCCAAGGACGTCAAGGTCGTCGGCCGGCTGGTCTGGCGGGACGCGTACTGCGGCCAACTGGTCCTGATCGAAGGGCGCTGCCCGAAGGGGCCCGGCGAGGTCGCCGTCTCCACCGCCGACAAAGCGAACTTCAACGCGAAGACGGGCTCCGTCCTGATCGCGAAGCCGACCGACTACGCGGGCGGCGCCAACCTCACGGTGGTCGGCGTCTACAAGCCGGTCGATCCACTGGCCGACTACTGGTTCGGGCGTGCGCCGGTAGGCCGGTCACATCTGCCGGAGTTCCCGGATCCGGGCAGCGGGGACTTCCTGCTGACGGATCGCGCCACTTTCGTCAAAAGCATCTGGGGGCACCGCTCGACCCTGGATACCCGGCCCCTGGCCGGCGTCGTGCGGGCCGACGATCTGCAGCGGATCAAGGACGCCACCGAGCAGGTCGATGCCAATGCCTCCCAACTGGGGCTGGAGACCAGGAACGCGTCCGGGCTCGTCGGGGTGATCGACCAGATCCAGGCCGAGCGGAAGCAGGCCACCACGATCATCCCGCTGGTGATGGTCCAGGTCGCCCTGTTCGGCGTAGTGGTCCTGGCGCTGGCGCTGTCGGCAGTAGTGGATCAGCGTCGGCCGGAGATAGCGGTAGCTCGGCTCCGGGGGGCCAGCGCACGGCGTACCGGGCGGTCGTTGGCGGTGGAACTCGGAGTGGCTGTCCTCACTGGACTGCTGGCGGGGATCGGGACGGGATTCCTGCTGTTGCTGGTCGTGCGGGCGACCTGGCTGAACGGCGGCGCACCGATCGAGGTCCCCTGGACCGTGCCGGCCGCGGTCGCGCTGGCTGTTGTGGTGGGGATCGCTGTCGTCGTCTGGTCCGTGCGGAGTGTCGTGCAACAACCCATCTCGACACTGTTGCGCCGGGTGGTACCGCGGCGACGCAGCCGGGCGCTGGGGATGATCGACCTCTCCATCATCATGCTGGCCTCGGCCGGCCTGGTCGCGGCGCTCACCGGAGGTGGCCGCGGTCCCCTGCCGGTGCTGACGCCCACGCTGCTGGCGCTGGCCGTCGGGCTGACCTTCGCTCATCTCCTCTTGCCCGCCGCGGGATTCGTCAGCCGACGGGCCTTGCGTCGTGGCCGGCTGGGGCTGGCCCTGGGTGCTTTGCAGGTCTCCCGGCGACCGGCGGTGACGCGCATCGTCGCCGTCGTGGCAGTGGCGACCGCGTTGGCCTCGTTCGCCGGTCAGGCCGCTTCGGTTGCCGGTGACAACCGAGATCTTCGGGCCGGCTACGAGACCGGCGCCGAGGGCGTGTTGTCGATGTCCGTCACCGATCTCAGCAGCTTCAGCCAGGCCATCGACAAGATCGACCCGGATCGGCACTGGCTCACCCCCGTCGTCCTGTCCAGGCCGCCGTCGCCGGATGGGCTCACCGGCATGATGATCGAACCGGACAGCTTCCGCCGGATCGCCTTCCGCGGCGACCAACTCACCGACGCGGCCGGGTACGACGCTCTGAAGGCGCCCGCCAAGCCGGACCGGATCGATATCCACGGCCATGAGCTGACCATCACCGCGACCCCCGGCAAGCTGACTCCGGTCGCGGTGACCAGCTTCAACGGTCAGCAGCCCGCTCAGAACCCGGCGGCGAAATCGGTGATCCTGGAGGCGAACGTGGTCAGCCGGGCCGGTGGCGCGCGGTTCCTGGTTCGGTTCCCGCCGATGCCGCTGGTAGCGGGCAGGACGTTCGTCCTCAAGACGCAGATCGGCTGCCTGCAGGGCTGCCAGCTGGTCCGGCTCGGGCTCGCCCGAGGTCTCAACGATCCGGGCGGATTCAAGGGCCGGATCGAGATCGGCAAGCTCACGATGGAGGGTGGCAAGGCGGTCCCGCTCGGGGCGGCGGCCGATTGGAGGCCGGTCAAGGCCATCGACGGCACACCCGGCTCGATCGCGGTCGACGACCGCTCCGGTGGCGGCCTCGCCTTCGACCTGACCAACACCGGCAACGAGCAGTTCATCCAGCACGGTTCCGTCCCGGCCGTGGTGCCGGCCCTGATCAGTCCGGGGTTCGTCTTCAGCGACGCCACCACCGTGCCGGGGACCGACGGGCTCGCCGTACCGGTCCAGAAGATCGACCGCCCGCAGGGAACGATCAACCGGTATCCGCTGAACGCCGCGGTGGTCGACCTGGAGAACATCCGGCGGCTGGGCGGTTCGGTGGACCAGCTCTCGACCGAGTTCCAGGTCTGGCTGAACGCCGACGGACTGGCGAACTCGCAGCGGGTGATCGACGGCCTCGGGCAGGCCGGGATGGTGGCGACCCTGATCGACCGGCACAGCGACCGGATCGCCACCTACGGCCGGTCGGCCAGCGCCCTGGCTCTCCAGCTCACCCCGGTGGTCGGGATCGCGGGCTGGTCGCTGGCGATCATCGTGCTGCTGTTGATGGTGGTGACCTCGTGGCGGTCCCGCGCGCAGGACTACGCCAGCCTGCGGATCACCGGCGTACCGGCCGGCACCACCGGGCGGGCCGCACGCTGGGAGCAGACCGGGCCGGTCGCGCTGGCGGCCTTGCTCGGATCGGCCTGCGGGGTGTTCGGGGCACAGATCGCGCTGCCGATGATCCCGCTGTTCGCCGAGACACTGCTGAAGTCGCCGATCCCGCTCGACCTGCACACCAACTGGACCGTCGCCCTGCTGCTGTGGCTGATCGGAACGGCGGTGCTGACGACCACGACCCTTCTGCTGGGAACGGGCGTCAACCGCCGCGCCGGGTACCACCGGATCCGGGAGGAGCTGTCATGA
- a CDS encoding ABC transporter ATP-binding protein, producing the protein MSGLAINTSGLVHIYRSQGHDVAALSGIGISVRPGELVGLLGPSGAGKSTLLQLCGGLLTPSAGRLQIGEHHIATMTEAELDRMRSGDVGIVLQGAGRNLIPYLTPEDNIRYAQRAAPRGRSLPSPVEVLELVGLRDHARTPLDRLTPGQVQLCAVAVGVATFPGLLLADEPTSQLDHQARDEVLNAISTINASTGMTVLLITHDPEVAAVLPRTITIRDGRIASEGRSGEEFAVVATDGSLPLPPHVAELLPPGTLVRVTSSEDGTGGVHLTPVEQEGQA; encoded by the coding sequence ATGAGCGGGCTCGCGATCAACACCAGCGGCCTGGTGCACATCTACCGCAGCCAAGGCCATGATGTCGCCGCGCTGTCCGGTATCGGGATCTCCGTCCGCCCGGGTGAACTCGTCGGCCTGCTCGGTCCGTCGGGGGCCGGCAAGTCCACCCTGCTGCAGCTGTGCGGCGGCCTGCTCACCCCGAGCGCGGGCCGCCTGCAGATCGGCGAGCACCACATCGCGACGATGACCGAGGCCGAACTCGACCGGATGCGGTCCGGCGACGTCGGCATCGTGTTGCAGGGCGCCGGCCGCAACCTGATCCCCTACCTGACGCCGGAGGACAACATCCGCTACGCCCAGCGCGCGGCACCTCGCGGGCGCAGCTTGCCCAGCCCGGTCGAAGTACTGGAACTCGTCGGCCTGCGCGACCACGCCCGTACGCCGCTCGACCGCCTCACGCCAGGTCAGGTCCAGCTCTGCGCTGTCGCGGTCGGAGTCGCGACCTTCCCCGGCCTGCTACTGGCGGACGAACCGACCAGCCAGCTCGACCACCAGGCCCGCGACGAGGTCCTGAACGCGATCTCAACCATCAACGCCAGCACCGGGATGACCGTGCTGCTGATCACCCACGACCCCGAGGTCGCGGCGGTCCTCCCCCGCACCATCACCATCCGCGACGGCCGGATCGCCTCCGAGGGCCGCTCCGGCGAGGAGTTCGCGGTGGTCGCCACCGACGGATCGTTGCCGTTGCCACCGCATGTCGCCGAACTGCTGCCACCCGGCACCCTGGTCCGCGTCACCAGCTCCGAGGACGGCACTGGCGGCGTCCACCTCACCCCGGTCGAGCAAGAAGGTCAGGCATGA
- a CDS encoding ABC transporter ATP-binding protein, with amino-acid sequence MITVTNLSVAYGEVLAVADVSLRVPPGCVLAVSGPSGAGKSSLLWAIAGAVRASSGTVEVDGLTITDRPAAAAHGVVLIPQGNGLARVLTARENLSMPLLADRALTAVLARRDEDDDEEREHTLDTIDGTIEKALKDVGLEDSGDHLVEELSGGEQQRVAVARGLAQQGRAILADESTSELDSTNRERVLELLRREADRGAAVIIATHDPNVAAGADGHATMDEGRLSWERRL; translated from the coding sequence ATGATCACCGTCACCAATCTCAGCGTCGCGTACGGCGAAGTGCTCGCGGTCGCGGACGTGTCGCTGCGGGTACCGCCGGGGTGTGTGCTCGCCGTCAGCGGGCCGTCCGGGGCCGGCAAGAGTTCGTTGCTCTGGGCAATCGCCGGCGCGGTCCGGGCGAGTTCGGGCACGGTCGAGGTGGACGGCCTGACGATCACCGACCGGCCGGCCGCCGCGGCACACGGGGTCGTCCTGATCCCGCAGGGCAACGGGCTGGCCCGGGTGCTCACGGCGCGGGAGAACCTGTCGATGCCACTGCTCGCGGATCGCGCGCTGACCGCAGTACTGGCACGGCGTGACGAGGACGACGACGAGGAGCGCGAGCACACCCTCGACACCATCGATGGGACGATCGAGAAGGCGTTGAAGGACGTCGGCCTGGAGGACAGCGGGGATCACCTGGTCGAGGAGCTGTCCGGTGGCGAGCAGCAGCGGGTCGCGGTGGCGCGCGGACTCGCCCAGCAGGGCCGGGCGATCCTGGCCGACGAGTCGACCAGCGAACTCGACAGCACCAACCGCGAACGCGTCCTCGAACTGCTGCGCCGCGAGGCCGACCGCGGTGCCGCCGTCATCATCGCGACCCACGACCCCAACGTCGCCGCCGGTGCGGACGGCCACGCCACCATGGACGAAGGCCGCCTGAGCTGGGAACGTCGCCTTTAG
- a CDS encoding GNAT family N-acetyltransferase yields MITVREIDPSGEPLFDEWYAVLRAGATAGREAAIVAGHQALAYSLRNPGPAKTRLPIAAFDGDRIVGAMLFEYRLEEDLDAIEVEIDVPPAERRRGIGTALWNWATTRASELGRTIFQTEIGAPTETAPGLVFATALGFSVENVEDHLVVPLPYDETRLRELRETAGDPDGYRLTSWAGPCPPEYLAEYADLRTAMDQDVPTGGMTHERAPWTVERLRTSEERLAKNYLALVTMAHTTVGAPAGYTLMWLPRDDAEHAQQDDTLVLRNHRGHNLGTHLKLANLDQLAKHRSTQAWLHTWTALTNTPMQKVNARFGFRPVERLYELELSLPLAEQS; encoded by the coding sequence GTGATCACCGTGCGCGAGATCGATCCGTCCGGCGAACCGCTGTTCGACGAGTGGTACGCCGTACTGCGGGCCGGCGCGACCGCGGGCCGGGAAGCAGCCATTGTCGCGGGCCACCAGGCACTGGCGTACTCGCTGCGCAATCCCGGCCCGGCCAAGACCAGGCTGCCGATCGCCGCGTTCGACGGCGACCGGATCGTCGGCGCGATGCTGTTCGAGTACCGCCTCGAGGAGGACCTGGACGCGATCGAGGTCGAGATCGACGTACCACCGGCCGAGCGCCGGCGCGGGATCGGCACCGCACTCTGGAACTGGGCGACGACGCGAGCCAGTGAACTCGGCCGGACGATCTTCCAGACCGAGATCGGCGCTCCCACCGAGACCGCCCCCGGACTGGTCTTCGCGACCGCCCTCGGCTTCAGCGTCGAGAACGTCGAGGACCACCTCGTCGTACCGCTTCCGTACGACGAAACGCGGCTGCGCGAACTCAGGGAGACCGCGGGCGACCCCGACGGCTATCGACTGACGTCATGGGCCGGCCCTTGTCCGCCGGAGTACCTGGCGGAGTACGCCGATCTCCGCACGGCGATGGACCAGGATGTCCCGACCGGCGGGATGACGCACGAGCGTGCCCCCTGGACGGTCGAGCGCTTGCGGACGAGCGAAGAGCGACTGGCCAAGAACTACCTCGCCCTGGTCACGATGGCGCACACCACCGTCGGCGCCCCGGCCGGCTACACGCTGATGTGGTTGCCCAGGGACGACGCCGAGCATGCGCAGCAGGACGACACGCTCGTACTACGGAATCACCGCGGCCACAATCTCGGGACCCACCTGAAGCTCGCCAACCTCGATCAACTCGCGAAGCACCGCAGTACTCAGGCGTGGCTGCACACGTGGACCGCGCTCACCAACACGCCGATGCAGAAAGTCAACGCCCGCTTCGGCTTCAGGCCGGTAGAACGTCTCTACGAGCTGGAGCTGAGTCTGCCGTTGGCCGAGCAGAGCTAA
- the leuA gene encoding 2-isopropylmalate synthase: MAPKNQPKPVQQSSGMPIGRYSAFPPIDLPDRTWPAKAVTATPRWLSTDLRDGNQALVEPMSPARKRRMFDLLVKMGYKEIEIGFPSASQYDFDFVRSLIEGDAIPEDVTISVLTQAREELIERTVQSLQGSPKATIHLYNATAPLFRRVVFNVDKAECRNIAVRGTETVMKYADEMLGDCEFGYQYSPEIFTGTELEFALEVCEAVSDVWQPDEGREIILNLPATVEMSTPNVYADQIEWFGRHLTRREHSTISLHPHNDRGTAVAATELALMAGADRVEGCLFGHGERTGNVDLVTLGMNLFSQGIDPQIDFSDIDEIRRTVEYCTQMRVPERQPYAGDLVYTAFSGSHQDAIKKGLEALDKQAAAEGKPVGEIHWEAPYLPIDPKDVGRSYEAVIRVNSQSGKGGVAYIMKSEHRLDLPRRLQIEFSRVIQQYTDTEGGEVGPQQMWDIFSTEYLAPGKLSLLTVNSTSGEGQGDQLRVQVYANGVPHELVGEGNGPVSAFVDAIKPLKYDVRVLDYHEHALSAGGDALAAAYVECEVGDDVYWGVGRDANILTASLKAVVSAVNRANR, translated from the coding sequence ATGGCACCGAAGAATCAGCCCAAGCCTGTTCAGCAGAGTTCCGGGATGCCGATCGGCCGGTACAGTGCGTTTCCGCCGATCGACCTGCCGGACCGCACCTGGCCGGCCAAAGCGGTCACCGCGACGCCGCGCTGGCTGTCGACCGATCTGCGCGACGGCAACCAGGCTCTGGTCGAGCCGATGTCGCCGGCCCGGAAGCGGCGGATGTTCGATCTGCTGGTGAAGATGGGCTACAAGGAGATCGAGATCGGTTTCCCGAGCGCCAGCCAGTACGACTTCGACTTCGTTCGTAGCCTGATCGAGGGTGACGCGATCCCCGAGGACGTGACGATCTCCGTCCTGACCCAGGCGCGCGAGGAGCTCATCGAGCGGACCGTGCAGTCGCTGCAGGGGTCGCCGAAGGCAACGATCCACCTGTACAACGCGACCGCGCCGCTGTTCCGCCGGGTCGTGTTCAACGTGGACAAGGCGGAGTGCCGCAACATCGCCGTACGCGGCACGGAGACCGTGATGAAGTACGCCGACGAGATGCTCGGCGATTGCGAGTTCGGCTACCAGTACAGCCCGGAGATCTTCACCGGCACCGAGCTGGAGTTTGCGCTCGAGGTGTGCGAGGCGGTCAGCGATGTCTGGCAGCCGGACGAGGGTCGCGAGATCATCCTGAATCTGCCGGCGACCGTCGAGATGAGTACGCCGAACGTCTACGCCGACCAGATCGAGTGGTTCGGCCGCCACCTGACCAGGCGCGAGCACAGCACGATCAGCCTGCACCCGCATAACGACCGCGGTACGGCGGTGGCCGCGACCGAGCTGGCCTTGATGGCCGGCGCCGATCGCGTCGAGGGCTGCCTGTTCGGCCACGGTGAGCGGACCGGGAACGTCGACCTGGTGACGCTGGGGATGAACCTGTTCAGCCAGGGGATCGACCCGCAGATCGACTTCTCCGACATCGACGAGATCCGCCGCACCGTCGAGTACTGCACCCAGATGCGGGTGCCCGAGCGTCAGCCGTACGCCGGTGACCTCGTCTACACCGCCTTCTCCGGCTCGCACCAGGACGCGATCAAGAAGGGCCTGGAGGCGCTGGACAAGCAGGCTGCCGCCGAGGGCAAGCCGGTCGGCGAGATCCACTGGGAGGCGCCGTACCTGCCGATCGACCCGAAGGACGTCGGCCGGTCGTACGAGGCCGTCATCCGGGTGAACTCGCAGTCCGGCAAGGGCGGCGTCGCGTACATCATGAAGTCGGAGCACCGCCTCGACCTGCCGCGCCGGCTGCAGATCGAGTTCAGCCGTGTGATCCAGCAGTACACCGACACCGAGGGCGGCGAGGTCGGCCCGCAGCAGATGTGGGACATCTTCTCCACCGAGTACCTGGCGCCCGGCAAGCTGTCGCTGCTGACGGTCAACTCGACCTCGGGTGAGGGGCAGGGCGACCAGCTCCGCGTGCAGGTGTACGCGAACGGCGTACCGCACGAGTTGGTTGGCGAGGGCAACGGTCCGGTGTCGGCCTTCGTCGACGCGATCAAGCCGCTGAAGTACGACGTACGGGTGCTGGACTACCACGAGCACGCGCTCTCGGCCGGTGGTGACGCCCTGGCCGCGGCGTACGTCGAGTGCGAGGTCGGCGACGACGTCTACTGGGGTGTCGGCCGGGACGCCAACATTCTCACCGCGTCGCTGAAGGCGGTCGTCTCCGCCGTCAACCGCGCGAACCGCTGA
- a CDS encoding PPOX class F420-dependent oxidoreductase has translation MTSELPGRAGLGVLVTIKRDGRPQLSNVTYLYDGRSVRISLTDHRAKTKNLRRDPRASLYVNGPDGRSYLVLEGKAELSPVARDQHDETVEALVDYYREASGEHPDWDDYRRAMVDDGRLLFTMTVDHSYGMPSPN, from the coding sequence ATGACTTCTGAGCTACCCGGGAGAGCCGGGCTTGGTGTGCTGGTGACGATCAAGCGGGACGGGCGGCCTCAGCTGTCGAACGTCACTTACCTGTACGACGGCCGGAGCGTGCGGATCTCGCTGACTGACCATCGGGCGAAGACGAAGAATCTTCGGCGCGATCCGCGGGCGAGCCTGTACGTGAATGGTCCCGACGGACGCTCGTACCTCGTTCTGGAGGGCAAGGCCGAGCTCAGCCCGGTCGCGCGGGACCAGCACGATGAGACTGTCGAGGCGCTGGTGGACTATTACCGGGAGGCGTCGGGCGAGCACCCGGACTGGGACGACTACCGCCGCGCGATGGTCGACGACGGCCGGCTGCTGTTCACGATGACGGTCGACCACTCGTACGGGATGCCGTCACCGAACTGA
- the katG gene encoding catalase/peroxidase HPI: MTETPDVANHGSESENPAIDSPTPAVPTPRSNRDWWPNQLDLSVLRRHAPQASPLDQDFDYVEEFKKLDVDALKRDIVEVMRSSQDWWPSDFGHYGPLFIRMSWHSAGTYRIEDGRGGAGDGAQRFAPLNSWPDNANLDKARRLLWPVKQKYGRKISWADLLVLAGNVALEDMGFQTFGFGFGREDVWEPEEIFWGPEDSWLGDQRYSDDRKLANPLGAVQMGLIYVNPEGPNGKPDPLAAARDIRETFARMAMNDEETIALIAGGHSFGKTHGAGPADHVGPEPEGAPIEAQGLGWKSTYGSGRGADTITSGLEVTWTSTPTRWGHGFFQNLFGHEWELTKSPAGAYQWVAKDADESIPDAHDPAKKHRPTMLTTDLALRVDPAYEKISRRFLEHPEEFQLAFAKAWYKLLHRDMGPVSRYLGPWVPEQQLWQDPVPAVDHELIDEADAATLKQQLLDSGLSVGQLVKTAWASAASFRGTDKRGGANGARIRLEPQRNWEINEPAELAGVLAKLEQIQQEFNSAQTGGKRISLADLIVLGGNAGVEEAARKAGQEVTVPFHPGRTDASQEETDTDTFAVLEPRADGFRNYVRAGEKVSPETLLLDRAYMLTLTAPELTVLVGGLRALGANVKGAKHGVFTDRPETLSTDFFVNLLAAGTEWKASAAEENVFEIRELGSDQVKWTATAVDLVFGANSQLRALVEVYAADDAQEKFIKDFVAAWVKVMELDRFDLR; encoded by the coding sequence ATGACCGAGACGCCTGACGTGGCCAACCACGGCAGTGAGAGCGAGAACCCCGCCATCGACTCCCCGACGCCCGCGGTGCCCACGCCCCGGTCGAACCGGGACTGGTGGCCGAACCAGCTGGACCTCTCGGTCCTGCGCCGGCACGCGCCGCAGGCCAGCCCGCTGGACCAGGACTTCGACTACGTCGAGGAGTTCAAGAAGCTCGACGTGGACGCGCTCAAGCGCGACATCGTCGAGGTGATGCGCAGCTCCCAGGACTGGTGGCCGTCCGACTTCGGTCACTACGGCCCGCTGTTCATCCGGATGAGCTGGCACAGCGCCGGCACCTACCGGATCGAGGACGGCCGCGGTGGCGCCGGCGACGGCGCGCAGCGGTTCGCTCCGCTGAACAGCTGGCCGGACAACGCCAACCTGGACAAGGCCCGCCGGCTGCTCTGGCCGGTCAAGCAGAAGTACGGCCGGAAGATCTCCTGGGCCGACCTGCTGGTGCTGGCCGGCAACGTCGCCCTGGAGGACATGGGCTTCCAGACCTTCGGCTTCGGGTTCGGCCGCGAGGACGTCTGGGAGCCGGAGGAGATCTTCTGGGGTCCGGAGGACAGCTGGCTCGGCGACCAGCGCTACAGCGATGACCGGAAGCTGGCCAACCCGTTGGGCGCGGTCCAGATGGGCCTGATCTACGTCAACCCCGAAGGCCCGAACGGCAAGCCGGACCCGCTCGCCGCGGCCCGCGACATCCGCGAGACGTTCGCCCGGATGGCGATGAACGACGAGGAGACCATCGCGCTGATCGCCGGCGGTCACTCGTTCGGCAAGACCCACGGCGCCGGTCCCGCCGATCACGTCGGCCCCGAGCCGGAAGGCGCCCCGATCGAGGCCCAGGGCCTGGGTTGGAAGAGCACCTACGGCTCCGGCAGGGGCGCCGACACCATCACCAGCGGTCTCGAGGTGACCTGGACCAGTACGCCGACGCGCTGGGGCCACGGCTTCTTCCAGAACCTGTTCGGCCACGAGTGGGAGCTCACCAAGAGCCCCGCGGGCGCGTACCAGTGGGTCGCGAAGGATGCCGACGAAAGCATCCCGGACGCCCACGACCCGGCGAAGAAGCACCGCCCGACAATGCTCACGACGGACCTCGCGCTGCGCGTCGACCCGGCGTACGAAAAGATCTCGCGCCGGTTCCTGGAGCACCCGGAGGAGTTCCAGCTCGCCTTCGCCAAGGCCTGGTACAAGCTGCTGCACCGCGACATGGGCCCGGTCTCGCGCTACCTCGGCCCATGGGTCCCGGAGCAGCAGCTCTGGCAGGACCCGGTCCCGGCCGTCGACCACGAGCTGATCGACGAAGCCGACGCCGCGACGCTGAAGCAGCAGCTGCTCGACTCCGGTCTCTCGGTCGGCCAGCTGGTCAAGACGGCCTGGGCCTCGGCGGCCTCGTTCCGCGGTACCGACAAGCGCGGTGGCGCGAACGGCGCCCGGATCCGGCTCGAGCCGCAGCGCAACTGGGAGATCAACGAGCCGGCCGAGCTGGCCGGCGTACTGGCGAAGCTGGAGCAGATCCAGCAGGAGTTCAACAGCGCGCAGACCGGTGGCAAGCGGATCTCGCTGGCCGACCTGATCGTGCTCGGCGGCAACGCGGGCGTGGAGGAAGCGGCGCGCAAGGCCGGCCAGGAAGTCACCGTGCCGTTCCACCCCGGCCGGACCGACGCCTCGCAGGAGGAGACCGACACCGACACGTTCGCCGTACTCGAGCCGCGGGCCGACGGGTTCCGCAACTACGTGCGGGCGGGGGAGAAGGTCTCGCCGGAGACCCTGCTGCTGGACCGGGCGTACATGCTCACCCTGACCGCGCCGGAGCTGACCGTGCTCGTCGGCGGTCTGCGCGCGCTCGGTGCCAACGTCAAGGGCGCCAAGCACGGCGTGTTCACCGACCGGCCGGAGACGCTGAGCACCGACTTCTTCGTGAACCTGCTCGCCGCGGGCACGGAGTGGAAGGCGTCGGCCGCGGAGGAGAACGTCTTCGAGATCCGCGAGCTGGGCAGCGACCAGGTCAAGTGGACGGCAACCGCCGTCGACCTGGTCTTCGGCGCGAACTCGCAGCTGCGGGCACTCGTCGAGGTGTACGCCGCCGACGACGCGCAGGAGAAGTTCATCAAGGACTTCGTCGCTGCGTGGGTGAAGGTGATGGAGCTCGACCGCTTCGACCTGCGCTGA
- a CDS encoding Fur family transcriptional regulator gives MATSDFQQLLRESALRVTRPRLAVLGAVHSHPHADTDAIIRATREELPDVSHQAVYDVLRALTDAGLVRRIQPAGSVARYEARVADNHHHVVCRSCGAIEDVDCAVGAAPCLHPSGRHGFVVDEAEVVYWGLCPDCSAAGSEPATTSRGRA, from the coding sequence ATGGCCACCTCCGACTTCCAGCAGCTGCTGCGCGAGTCCGCGCTGCGGGTCACCCGGCCGCGGCTCGCCGTACTGGGCGCGGTGCACTCGCACCCGCACGCGGACACCGACGCGATCATCCGCGCCACCCGCGAGGAGCTCCCGGACGTCTCGCACCAGGCGGTGTACGACGTACTGCGCGCGCTGACCGACGCCGGCCTCGTACGCCGGATCCAGCCCGCCGGGTCGGTCGCACGCTACGAGGCCCGGGTGGCGGACAACCACCACCACGTGGTCTGCCGGTCGTGCGGTGCCATCGAAGACGTGGACTGCGCCGTCGGCGCGGCTCCGTGCCTGCACCCGTCCGGACGGCACGGCTTCGTCGTCGACGAGGCCGAGGTCGTGTACTGGGGGCTGTGCCCCGACTGTTCCGCGGCCGGTTCCGAACCAGCCACCACATCGAGAGGTAGAGCATGA